The Thomasclavelia ramosa DSM 1402 genome includes a region encoding these proteins:
- a CDS encoding helix-turn-helix domain-containing protein: MDNKEIGIRILSARKNLGYTQKQLGNLINVSDKAVSKWERGIGCPDISLLLPLSEALKMSIDELIGGTVVDKSEKKTVQNLINYTKIKAIENKERIIKISYLFITIVMMIGIFVPCLCNYYLNHSFTWSIISSAAIIYAWIILTVLVQAKENVVIKAIIVASIGVIPLLYVVSVQVYSLDWFLHEALVIALFTNLYVYIVIWIWVKTTLNIWYKIGLCIYLLNITNIPANYISGVNLFSMIMNLALNMIVGTIIIMVGYTRKHN; this comes from the coding sequence ATGGATAATAAAGAAATTGGGATACGAATTTTATCAGCTCGTAAAAATCTTGGGTATACTCAAAAACAATTAGGAAATTTAATCAATGTAAGTGATAAAGCTGTATCAAAATGGGAACGTGGAATCGGGTGTCCCGATATCTCATTATTATTACCGTTAAGTGAGGCTTTAAAGATGAGTATTGATGAATTGATTGGTGGTACTGTAGTTGATAAAAGTGAGAAAAAGACAGTTCAAAATCTAATCAATTATACAAAGATAAAAGCAATTGAAAACAAGGAGAGAATCATTAAGATCAGTTATCTTTTTATCACAATCGTAATGATGATTGGAATCTTTGTACCATGTTTATGTAATTATTACCTAAATCATAGTTTCACGTGGTCAATAATAAGTAGTGCAGCAATTATTTATGCTTGGATAATTTTAACAGTTTTAGTTCAAGCTAAAGAAAATGTTGTTATTAAAGCTATTATTGTAGCCAGTATAGGGGTAATTCCACTGCTTTATGTAGTTTCAGTTCAGGTGTATTCATTAGACTGGTTTTTACATGAAGCTTTGGTTATTGCTTTGTTTACTAATTTGTATGTATATATAGTCATATGGATATGGGTAAAAACAACGCTGAATATTTGGTATAAGATTGGTTTATGTATCTATTTATTAAATATTACTAATATTCCTGCCAACTACATATCTGGTGTCAATTTATTTTCGATGATTATGAATTTAGCTTTAAATATGATTGTCGGAACAATTATTATTATGGTTGGCTATACGAGAAAGCATAATTAA
- a CDS encoding glyoxalase: MKLEATVLAVKNLEVSKQFYMQLFDQKIILDHGLNITFDGGFALQKDFAWLVDVPSDWVCDKACNMELYFEVDDFDKFIKKLETYPNIKYVHPIKKYNWQQRVVRIFDPDNHMIEIGEAMDVVITNLLLAKKDIDEVSRITQYPIDYVRNIFNKL, encoded by the coding sequence ATGAAATTAGAAGCAACTGTCTTAGCAGTCAAAAATCTCGAAGTTTCTAAACAGTTCTATATGCAATTGTTTGATCAAAAAATAATTTTAGATCATGGTTTAAATATTACTTTTGATGGTGGTTTTGCTTTACAAAAAGATTTTGCCTGGCTCGTTGATGTCCCTAGTGATTGGGTTTGTGATAAAGCTTGTAATATGGAATTATATTTTGAAGTTGATGATTTTGATAAATTTATAAAAAAGTTGGAGACATATCCAAATATTAAATATGTTCACCCAATCAAAAAATATAATTGGCAACAGCGGGTAGTACGAATCTTTGATCCCGATAATCATATGATTGAAATTGGTGAAGCAATGGATGTAGTAATTACAAATCTATTATTGGCTAAAAAAGATATAGATGAAGTAAGTAGAATTACACAATATCCTATTGACTATGTAAGGAATATTTTCAATAAGTTGTAG
- a CDS encoding DUF3795 domain-containing protein has protein sequence MIESRCGIICSECEFKSKIGCAGCINIEHPFWGEICPVKSCVETKELNHCGECEDFPCKLAKSYAYDEKQGDQGKRLEQCRCWGKIK, from the coding sequence ATGATTGAATCGAGATGTGGAATTATATGTAGTGAATGTGAGTTTAAAAGCAAGATTGGGTGTGCTGGATGTATTAATATCGAACATCCTTTTTGGGGTGAAATTTGTCCGGTTAAATCGTGCGTAGAAACAAAAGAATTAAATCATTGTGGTGAATGTGAAGATTTTCCATGCAAATTGGCTAAATCGTATGCTTATGACGAAAAACAAGGGGATCAGGGAAAACGTTTAGAACAATGCAGATGTTGGGGTAAAATCAAATGA
- a CDS encoding helix-turn-helix domain-containing protein — protein MKNFDYKGSYINKTNHHIYIAPTEELKDIIAHYTITFPSEVPASSKLFHIIPDASGCFIFQGRSRRDFWGPMSEIVVLENDLQKAPARFFVEFRPGGLYQISGLHQKKLVNQRQQLRYLDVQLDEELALLYQSCKDYEQLIKAFNKYFTGKRKVNLLPARLIRAKEIIDQDHGNVSLEKVASDCHLSSRQLLRDFHNYIGLSGKEYAKVVRFNYLLKQIEEDDFLSLALQGGYFDQAHFNKVFKQITKTTPKKYLSNLADFYNEIYKF, from the coding sequence ATGAAGAATTTCGATTATAAGGGAAGTTATATTAATAAAACAAATCATCATATTTATATTGCTCCTACTGAAGAATTAAAAGATATTATTGCTCATTATACAATTACTTTTCCTAGTGAAGTTCCCGCCTCATCAAAATTATTTCATATTATTCCTGATGCTAGTGGCTGTTTTATTTTTCAGGGACGCTCTCGAAGAGATTTTTGGGGTCCAATGAGTGAAATCGTGGTTTTAGAAAATGATTTGCAAAAAGCCCCAGCTCGTTTCTTTGTAGAATTTAGACCAGGAGGATTGTATCAAATTAGTGGTTTACATCAAAAAAAACTTGTAAATCAGCGTCAGCAATTGAGATATTTAGATGTGCAGCTTGATGAAGAGTTAGCATTACTTTATCAATCATGTAAAGATTATGAACAGTTGATCAAAGCTTTTAATAAATATTTTACGGGAAAAAGAAAAGTTAATTTATTACCAGCTCGTTTGATTAGAGCTAAAGAAATTATTGATCAGGATCACGGAAATGTTAGTTTAGAAAAGGTAGCTAGTGATTGTCACCTTTCTTCACGACAATTATTACGTGATTTTCATAATTACATAGGCTTGAGTGGTAAGGAATATGCTAAGGTAGTAAGATTTAATTATTTATTAAAGCAAATAGAAGAAGATGATTTTTTATCTTTAGCATTGCAAGGGGGCTATTTTGATCAGGCTCATTTTAACAAAGTGTTTAAGCAGATTACAAAAACAACTCCTAAGAAATATTTATCGAACTTGGCGGATTTTTACAATGAAATATATAAGTTCTAA
- a CDS encoding hemolysin family protein, giving the protein MDAGPESSITLQLILIVVLTLINAYFAASEMAIVSVNKNKIRRLSEEGNKKAKLVEKLLDQPTNFLSTIQVAITLAGFFNSASAATGISVSLANLLKVWSIPYADTIAVVLITILISFITLIFGELVPKRIALQKAEWYSMFCAKPILIISKIAGPFIKILSWSTKFVLRLFGMDDENVEESLSREEIRSMVESGQETGVFNEIETDMITNIFEFDDSLALNVMTPRTDVYCIDINDPLSENIDQMMSMQYTRIPVYDDSIDNIIGILNMKDFAIEARQVGFDNVDIRKLLRKPYFVLETKNIDDLFKELQEDRQHIAILVDEYGGFSGIVTVEDLIEEIMGDIEDEYDHDDEPKLQKIDDYNFIVDGNYLIDDLDDELDLKLDNVNHDTISGFVLHLLGEIPDDNQERSVTYENLTFKITGVKGNRVTKIKLTIKKSEEKESDSSED; this is encoded by the coding sequence ATGGATGCAGGCCCCGAGTCTTCAATCACATTGCAATTAATTTTAATCGTTGTTCTTACCTTAATCAATGCATATTTTGCGGCTAGCGAAATGGCAATTGTTTCGGTAAACAAAAACAAGATTCGTCGTTTAAGCGAGGAAGGAAATAAGAAAGCTAAGTTAGTAGAAAAACTATTAGATCAGCCAACTAACTTCTTATCAACGATCCAAGTAGCGATTACTTTAGCAGGTTTCTTTAACTCAGCTAGTGCTGCTACGGGTATTTCTGTTAGTTTAGCTAATCTTTTAAAAGTTTGGTCAATTCCTTACGCTGATACAATCGCAGTTGTCTTGATTACTATTTTAATTTCTTTTATTACTTTAATCTTTGGGGAATTAGTTCCAAAAAGAATCGCTTTACAAAAAGCGGAATGGTATTCAATGTTCTGTGCTAAGCCTATTTTGATCATCAGTAAAATTGCTGGACCATTTATTAAAATTTTATCTTGGTCAACTAAGTTTGTCTTAAGATTATTTGGAATGGATGATGAAAATGTTGAAGAATCTTTGTCACGGGAAGAAATTCGTTCAATGGTTGAAAGTGGACAAGAGACAGGAGTTTTCAATGAAATTGAAACTGACATGATTACCAATATTTTTGAATTTGATGATAGTTTAGCTTTAAACGTCATGACCCCAAGAACTGATGTTTATTGTATTGATATTAATGACCCATTAAGTGAGAACATTGATCAAATGATGTCAATGCAGTATACTCGAATTCCTGTTTATGATGATTCAATTGATAATATCATTGGGATTTTAAATATGAAGGATTTTGCTATTGAAGCTAGACAAGTTGGTTTTGACAATGTTGATATTCGTAAGCTATTACGAAAACCATACTTTGTCTTAGAGACTAAAAATATTGATGATTTATTTAAAGAACTACAAGAAGATCGCCAACATATTGCAATTCTTGTAGATGAATATGGTGGGTTTTCAGGGATCGTCACAGTTGAAGATCTAATCGAAGAAATCATGGGAGATATCGAAGATGAGTATGATCATGACGATGAACCTAAACTACAAAAAATAGATGACTATAATTTTATCGTTGATGGAAATTATCTAATTGACGATCTTGATGATGAATTAGATTTAAAATTAGATAATGTTAATCATGATACAATCAGTGGTTTTGTTCTTCATTTATTAGGAGAAATTCCTGATGATAATCAAGAACGTAGTGTAACTTATGAAAATCTTACATTTAAAATTACTGGTGTAAAAGGTAATCGTGTAACAAAAATCAAATTAACAATTAAAAAATCAGAAGAAAAAGAATCCGATTCTAGTGAAGACTAA
- a CDS encoding MATE family efflux transporter encodes MKNYIFKDFLKYTSLNVLGMIGLSCYILADTFFIANGVGEIGLSALNLALPMYCLINGLGLMIGIGGGTRYSLLKVNSNRTSQNIIFSNALYFMLILAIIFVVLGLSASTSLANLLGANQDTTIYTATYLKTIMFFAPMFMLNNLLIGFVRNDDNPRLAMMGMLIGSLTNVVLDYIFIFPFGLGMFGAALATGVAPVISISIMSPYVIKKANFKFLKTKLCLNHCKDIFLLGLSALIGELATGIVMLLFNFTLLKYSGNIGVAAYGIIANIAFVIVSMFTGVAQGIQPIISKNLSFKEYRNVNLAYHYGLWTVIIFAVIVYLSSYFAAAQIVALFNSSSNPELLDLAVRGIHIYFGGFIFAGVNMISATFFSASDKPRQAFIISSLRGFILIAPVIFILSTIFKVDGVWLTYVVTELITSIITIILKRKSDFSLH; translated from the coding sequence ATGAAAAATTATATTTTTAAAGATTTCTTAAAATATACATCGTTAAATGTTTTAGGAATGATTGGTTTATCATGCTATATTCTGGCAGATACTTTTTTTATTGCAAATGGTGTTGGTGAAATTGGATTATCAGCTCTAAATTTAGCTTTACCAATGTACTGTTTAATAAATGGCTTAGGACTAATGATTGGAATCGGTGGGGGAACACGGTATTCTTTGTTAAAGGTAAATAGTAATAGAACCTCACAAAATATAATTTTCAGTAATGCTCTTTATTTTATGCTTATTCTAGCCATTATTTTTGTTGTTTTGGGACTAAGTGCGTCGACATCATTAGCAAATCTTTTAGGGGCTAATCAAGATACAACTATCTATACTGCAACTTATTTAAAAACAATTATGTTTTTTGCACCAATGTTTATGTTGAATAATTTATTGATTGGCTTTGTTCGTAATGATGATAATCCGAGATTAGCAATGATGGGAATGTTAATTGGTAGTTTAACTAATGTTGTTTTGGATTATATATTTATTTTCCCTTTTGGTTTAGGAATGTTTGGGGCTGCTTTAGCAACAGGGGTAGCACCGGTTATTTCAATTTCAATTATGTCTCCATATGTAATCAAGAAAGCTAATTTTAAATTTCTTAAAACAAAATTATGTCTTAACCATTGTAAAGATATTTTTTTATTAGGATTATCAGCTTTAATAGGAGAATTAGCTACTGGAATAGTAATGTTGTTATTTAATTTTACTTTGTTGAAGTATAGCGGGAATATAGGTGTTGCAGCCTACGGAATTATTGCTAATATCGCTTTTGTTATTGTATCGATGTTTACAGGGGTTGCTCAGGGAATTCAACCAATTATTAGTAAAAATCTTAGTTTTAAAGAATATCGAAATGTAAATTTAGCTTATCATTATGGTCTTTGGACAGTTATTATATTTGCAGTTATTGTTTATCTTAGCAGTTATTTTGCTGCTGCTCAGATCGTAGCTTTGTTTAATTCAAGTAGCAATCCGGAATTGCTGGATTTGGCAGTTAGAGGAATTCATATTTATTTTGGGGGCTTTATTTTTGCAGGAGTAAATATGATTAGTGCCACTTTCTTTAGTGCAAGCGATAAACCACGTCAAGCTTTTATAATTTCATCATTACGAGGTTTTATTTTAATTGCACCAGTAATATTTATTTTATCAACTATTTTTAAAGTAGATGGAGTTTGGCTAACTTATGTGGTAACAGAATTGATTACTTCTATAATTACTATTATTTTAAAAAGAAAATCCGATTTTAGTCTTCACTAG
- a CDS encoding ROK family protein: protein MEDFLKDVYTSIYKKWILFQQIDNCQIMLSSKDQNKIILETKYGVANVIFYKFNIIELNVISKIDQESCFFLHFQMNNINHAINLFYEMVECLKTLIKKPKIKILLCCSGGLTTTYFAYKIDEAIQLFALDYEIAATGYNELFKKGEQYDVILLAPQVSFMYAKVKKIFKDKYLLNIPAQVFAKYDVKEILNLVDQELIKKRNKNGQVQLLSIRNKTITFHRKILCISLFRNRNRIHIAYRLYQSQSDIIVNNETIKQRITIQDIYDVIDTVLLNYPGIEVIGFSTPGIVNNGFATTASINGFDDMNYKKLFTSKYSQKFIITNDVNTAAIGYHATQNQYSSIVLLFQPMSTKAGAGIIIDNKLINGKHNVAGEMKYLPVNLLEKGANVYKTPEDIIKIVKYISLSIISVIGPEAIVIFCSLLPNIEDLENELKTVLPQEYIPRLIKIDDIQEYIFLGQTIICT, encoded by the coding sequence ATGGAAGATTTCCTAAAAGATGTATATACATCGATATATAAAAAGTGGATTTTATTTCAACAGATCGATAATTGTCAAATTATGCTTTCATCAAAAGATCAAAATAAAATTATCTTGGAGACAAAGTATGGTGTAGCTAATGTTATTTTTTATAAATTCAATATTATTGAATTAAATGTTATTAGTAAAATAGATCAAGAATCTTGTTTCTTTTTACACTTTCAAATGAATAACATAAATCATGCAATTAATCTATTTTATGAAATGGTTGAATGTTTAAAAACATTGATCAAGAAACCAAAAATAAAAATCTTATTATGCTGCAGTGGTGGTCTTACAACAACTTATTTTGCTTATAAGATTGATGAAGCAATTCAGTTATTTGCTCTTGATTATGAAATTGCAGCAACTGGCTACAACGAATTATTCAAAAAAGGTGAACAATATGATGTAATCCTACTAGCACCTCAAGTTTCTTTTATGTATGCAAAAGTTAAAAAGATTTTTAAAGATAAATATTTACTTAATATTCCTGCACAAGTATTTGCTAAATATGATGTAAAAGAAATTCTTAATCTAGTTGACCAAGAACTAATTAAAAAACGTAACAAAAATGGTCAAGTTCAATTGCTTTCGATTAGAAATAAAACCATCACCTTTCATCGTAAAATTCTATGTATTTCTCTTTTTAGAAATCGTAATCGGATTCATATTGCATATCGACTTTATCAAAGTCAAAGTGATATTATTGTAAACAATGAAACAATTAAACAACGAATTACAATTCAAGACATCTATGATGTTATCGATACTGTTTTATTAAATTATCCAGGTATTGAGGTTATTGGTTTTTCAACACCAGGAATTGTTAATAATGGATTTGCTACAACTGCCAGTATTAATGGTTTTGATGATATGAATTATAAAAAATTGTTTACAAGCAAATATTCACAAAAATTTATTATTACAAACGATGTTAATACCGCAGCAATTGGCTATCATGCTACTCAAAATCAATACTCATCAATTGTGTTACTTTTTCAGCCAATGAGTACTAAAGCTGGTGCTGGTATCATCATTGATAATAAATTAATCAATGGCAAGCATAACGTGGCAGGTGAAATGAAATACCTCCCCGTAAATCTATTAGAGAAAGGTGCTAATGTATATAAAACACCAGAAGATATTATTAAAATTGTTAAATATATTTCTTTATCGATTATTAGTGTAATTGGGCCTGAGGCAATCGTTATCTTTTGTAGTCTTTTACCTAATATTGAAGATTTAGAAAATGAGTTAAAAACAGTATTACCACAAGAATATATTCCTCGGTTAATTAAAATTGACGATATTCAAGAATATATTTTCCTAGGTCAAACAATTATTTGTACCTAA
- a CDS encoding PTS sugar transporter subunit IIB, with protein MKKILLVCCAGMSTSLLVNRMREVAKTKEIDCKIWSTSEKELPNEFAQEPADVILVGPQIRYLLNNIKKEVNNTVPVELIDMRIYGMMDGEKVLNQALNALEK; from the coding sequence ATGAAAAAGATTTTATTAGTATGTTGTGCAGGAATGTCTACAAGTTTATTAGTAAACCGGATGCGAGAAGTTGCTAAAACAAAAGAAATTGATTGCAAAATCTGGTCAACAAGTGAAAAAGAATTACCAAATGAATTTGCCCAAGAACCTGCTGATGTAATTCTTGTTGGTCCACAAATCAGATATTTACTTAATAATATTAAAAAAGAAGTAAACAATACTGTTCCAGTTGAGCTTATTGATATGCGTATTTACGGTATGATGGATGGTGAAAAGGTTCTTAATCAAGCTTTAAACGCATTAGAAAAATAA
- a CDS encoding MurR/RpiR family transcriptional regulator, whose amino-acid sequence MIIEHLLDDNNLTNTEKSIAQFLLNKDQKINNLTSSELGKQSYTSQAAVTRLYKKLGFNNFREFLSTLILERNDYLKYNDLPTEHPEQYFTSLEDTEKVIASLYEKAMIQTNRLLDKNVVNRVCNRILSASFIDIYGIGLSDTIAKEMCFKLQSLGLPCSYQNGINIKYIDNMQQHQSNVSILITTTGDNNLIKEIAKILKNRNVYTVGILGKKGKDLIQLCHDYLLFDTSLFEDIDSLCATFSAEYVINILYATLLYRLELSNYMHYLK is encoded by the coding sequence ATGATTATAGAACACTTATTAGATGATAATAACCTTACCAATACTGAAAAAAGTATTGCTCAATTTCTTTTAAACAAAGATCAAAAAATTAATAATCTTACAAGCAGTGAGTTGGGAAAACAGAGTTATACTTCACAAGCGGCAGTAACCCGTCTTTATAAGAAATTAGGGTTCAATAATTTTCGTGAATTTTTATCTACATTGATCTTAGAAAGAAATGATTATCTTAAATATAATGATCTCCCAACTGAGCATCCTGAACAGTATTTTACATCTTTAGAAGATACTGAAAAAGTAATTGCCTCTTTATATGAAAAAGCGATGATTCAGACAAATCGATTACTAGATAAAAATGTTGTTAATCGTGTTTGTAATCGGATATTGAGTGCTTCGTTTATCGATATTTATGGAATTGGTCTTTCAGATACGATTGCTAAAGAAATGTGTTTTAAATTACAATCATTAGGGCTTCCTTGTTCATATCAAAATGGTATTAATATTAAATATATTGATAATATGCAGCAGCATCAAAGTAACGTCTCGATCCTTATCACTACGACCGGCGATAATAACTTAATTAAAGAAATTGCTAAAATCTTAAAAAATAGGAATGTATATACGGTCGGGATATTAGGTAAAAAGGGTAAGGATCTAATTCAGCTGTGCCACGATTATCTATTATTTGATACTAGTTTATTTGAAGATATTGATAGCTTATGTGCTACTTTTAGTGCTGAATACGTAATCAATATTTTATATGCAACATTGCTCTATCGTCTTGAATTATCTAATTATATGCACTATTTAAAATAG
- a CDS encoding NUDIX hydrolase N-terminal domain-containing protein has product MKLEKKMMNKQNRWLDLAQELQFLAQGGLAYTKDKFDQERFERIRQISAEMVALQSDLPIATVTSLFCNETGFQTPKLDSRGAVFKGDKILLVQESDGRWSIPGGWVDALASVKENTIRELQEEAGIEAQIVKVIAILDRNIHNTPRYAYGITKIFIECSYLGGAFKPNIETLDSGYFSLDELPELAEEKVTLEQIKMCFKAHFDDNWQCLCD; this is encoded by the coding sequence ATGAAACTAGAGAAAAAAATGATGAACAAACAAAATAGGTGGTTAGATTTAGCTCAAGAGTTACAATTTTTAGCTCAAGGTGGATTAGCATATACAAAAGATAAATTTGATCAAGAAAGATTTGAGCGAATTCGTCAAATATCTGCAGAAATGGTCGCTTTACAAAGTGATTTACCGATTGCAACAGTTACTTCATTATTTTGTAATGAAACAGGGTTTCAAACACCAAAATTAGATTCTCGTGGTGCTGTTTTTAAAGGTGATAAGATTTTGCTGGTGCAGGAATCTGATGGACGCTGGTCAATTCCCGGTGGTTGGGTAGATGCTTTAGCAAGTGTTAAGGAAAATACAATTAGGGAATTACAAGAAGAAGCCGGGATTGAGGCTCAGATAGTTAAAGTAATTGCAATTCTAGATCGTAATATTCATAATACGCCTCGCTATGCGTATGGAATTACTAAGATTTTCATAGAATGTTCTTATCTTGGTGGTGCATTTAAACCAAATATCGAAACACTTGATAGTGGTTATTTTAGCCTAGATGAACTTCCTGAATTGGCTGAGGAGAAAGTAACTTTAGAACAGATAAAAATGTGCTTCAAAGCACATTTTGATGATAATTGGCAATGTTTATGCGATTAA
- a CDS encoding mechanosensitive ion channel family protein, whose translation MDKTYERINSLFEHGLIDSGISILISVVIVLVINKIINKIIKKKINDPLKLVFPMRIKKIVLVTIVLAIIMSEITAMQSIIKALLASGGILAVVVGLASQEAASNMINGFMIMTYKPYKIGDFVNVREYNVIGTVIDISMRHSVIETLERTQVIIPNTIMNKAIIENVSNVKTQKANYLYLEVSYESDIQKAIEIIQEEGSKHSLCLDGRTKAQKKKHEPMVKVHCVEFNDSGIQLRATLFSKDSGAGFQLLSDLRLIIKKRFDENGIDIPYPHRVVINETREKNDEQTK comes from the coding sequence ATGGATAAAACTTATGAACGAATAAATAGTTTATTTGAACATGGATTAATTGATAGCGGAATAAGTATTTTGATATCAGTTGTTATAGTTTTGGTTATTAATAAAATAATCAATAAAATTATAAAAAAGAAGATAAATGATCCGTTGAAATTAGTTTTTCCAATGCGTATTAAAAAAATCGTTTTAGTAACAATTGTTTTAGCAATTATTATGAGTGAAATTACGGCGATGCAGTCAATCATTAAGGCTCTGCTGGCCAGTGGAGGAATCTTAGCAGTTGTAGTTGGGTTAGCATCACAAGAAGCTGCAAGTAATATGATCAATGGTTTTATGATCATGACTTATAAGCCTTATAAAATTGGTGATTTTGTCAATGTTAGAGAATATAATGTTATTGGAACTGTAATTGATATTTCAATGCGCCACAGTGTCATTGAAACATTAGAAAGAACACAGGTAATTATACCTAATACGATAATGAATAAAGCAATTATTGAAAATGTATCTAATGTTAAGACTCAAAAAGCCAACTATTTATATCTTGAGGTTTCTTACGAAAGTGATATTCAAAAAGCAATTGAAATTATTCAAGAAGAAGGAAGTAAACATTCATTATGTTTAGATGGCAGAACTAAAGCACAAAAGAAAAAACATGAACCAATGGTTAAAGTTCATTGTGTCGAATTTAATGATAGTGGAATTCAATTACGAGCAACATTATTCTCTAAGGATAGTGGTGCTGGTTTTCAATTATTATCAGATTTGCGTTTGATTATTAAGAAACGTTTTGATGAAAACGGGATTGATATTCCATATCCGCATCGAGTTGTAATTAATGAAACTAGAGAAAAAAATGATGAACAAACAAAATAG
- the mnmE gene encoding tRNA uridine-5-carboxymethylaminomethyl(34) synthesis GTPase MnmE, with the protein MNEDIIVAIATSRLEAAISMIRVSGPDCIAFVQKFFTGKIIEKPSHTINYGYIIDDGKRIDEVLVNIYRGTRTFTGEEMVEINCHGGVYITSRVLEVCIKNGARMAERGEFSKRAFLNGRIDLSQAEAISDIITAKNSYATDLALKGISGSISGFIEDLKEDLIQIITQIEVNIDYPEYDDVEELTASSLLPRSANLLTKMNKILDDSKNIKLVKEGIKTVIIGRPNVGKSSLLNALLREDKAIVTNIAGTTRDIVEGSISIDGVVLNMIDTAGIRETDDIIESMGVEKSKELIHQADLVLLVIDGSQSLSSEDMQLLELTEDATRIIVLNKADQGTKVDLDGIVISAKDNQISTLTEEIKKMFELGKIIDNNDHILTNARQTMLLQRASQALKQAVEAMEMMIPTDLIVTDLYECWNNLKEILGEKAKEDLLDELFKRFCIGK; encoded by the coding sequence TTGAACGAAGATATTATTGTTGCAATTGCAACAAGTCGCTTAGAAGCTGCAATTTCAATGATTAGAGTAAGTGGTCCAGATTGTATTGCCTTTGTTCAAAAATTCTTTACAGGCAAAATAATAGAAAAACCTAGTCATACGATCAATTATGGATATATCATTGACGATGGAAAAAGAATTGATGAAGTGTTAGTTAATATTTATCGAGGTACAAGAACATTTACAGGTGAAGAAATGGTGGAAATAAATTGTCATGGTGGTGTTTATATTACTTCACGAGTATTAGAAGTGTGTATCAAAAATGGTGCTAGAATGGCTGAGCGTGGTGAGTTTAGTAAAAGAGCATTTCTTAATGGTCGAATTGATTTATCACAGGCTGAGGCAATTAGTGATATTATTACTGCTAAAAATAGTTATGCAACAGATTTAGCGTTAAAAGGAATTAGTGGTAGTATTAGCGGTTTTATTGAAGATTTGAAAGAAGATTTAATTCAAATAATCACTCAGATCGAAGTTAATATTGATTATCCTGAATATGATGATGTTGAGGAATTGACTGCTTCTTCGTTATTACCACGAAGTGCCAATCTATTGACTAAAATGAATAAGATTCTTGATGATTCTAAAAATATTAAATTAGTTAAAGAGGGAATTAAAACAGTTATTATTGGACGTCCTAATGTTGGTAAGAGTAGTTTATTGAATGCTCTGCTTCGAGAGGATAAAGCAATTGTAACAAATATTGCAGGAACAACCCGGGATATTGTTGAAGGAAGTATTAGCATTGATGGAGTAGTTCTCAATATGATTGATACTGCAGGAATCCGAGAAACTGATGATATCATTGAAAGTATGGGGGTTGAAAAGTCTAAAGAACTGATTCACCAAGCGGACCTTGTTTTATTGGTAATTGATGGTTCGCAGTCATTAAGTAGTGAAGATATGCAGTTATTAGAACTAACAGAAGATGCTACTAGAATTATCGTGCTTAATAAAGCCGATCAAGGAACAAAAGTAGATTTAGATGGTATTGTTATTAGTGCTAAAGATAATCAAATTAGCACTTTGACAGAAGAAATCAAAAAAATGTTTGAGTTAGGTAAGATTATTGATAATAATGATCATATTCTGACAAATGCACGTCAAACAATGTTATTACAACGTGCTAGTCAGGCTTTAAAGCAAGCTGTTGAAGCTATGGAAATGATGATACCAACGGATTTGATTGTTACTGATTTATATGAATGTTGGAATAATTTAAAAGAAATATTAGGAGAGAAAGCGAAAGAAGATTTATTAGATGAATTATTTAAACGCTTTTGTATAGGTAAATAA